A single genomic interval of Patescibacteria group bacterium harbors:
- the rplT gene encoding 50S ribosomal protein L20, with the protein MPRVKRGVQKRARKKKIIKLAKGFKWGRKAKYRLAKDALRHAWTYAYRDRRNKKRSFRNLWNIKINAICRENEISYSRFINAIKKNKIEIDRKILSQLAENHPETFKKILEEIKK; encoded by the coding sequence ATGCCAAGAGTTAAACGTGGCGTTCAAAAACGCGCCAGGAAGAAAAAAATCATAAAATTAGCCAAAGGATTCAAATGGGGTCGAAAGGCAAAATACAGACTAGCCAAAGATGCTTTGCGTCATGCTTGGACTTATGCTTATCGCGACCGAAGAAACAAAAAAAGAAGTTTTAGGAATCTTTGGAATATAAAAATCAATGCCATTTGCAGAGAAAACGAAATTTCTTACAGCCGTTTTATCAATGCGATTAAGAAAAATAAAATAGAAATTGATAGAAAAATTCTATCGCAGTTGGCCGAGAATCACCCCGAGACATTTAAAAAGATACTTGAGGAAATCAAAAAGTAA
- a CDS encoding 50S ribosomal protein L35: protein MSGKTRKSVVKRFKITKNKKLMHRLPHQNHLNAKQSGNKKRAKRHSKRVESKTKMVRNIIEFMNR from the coding sequence ATGTCAGGAAAAACAAGAAAATCAGTAGTCAAAAGATTTAAAATAACAAAGAATAAAAAACTGATGCATCGTTTGCCGCATCAGAATCATTTGAATGCAAAGCAAAGCGGCAATAAAAAAAGGGCAAAACGGCATTCAAAACGAGTTGAATCAAAAACCAAGATGGTGAGGAATATTATTGAATTTATGAATAGGTAA